In Agrococcus jenensis, the genomic window GACGACGGCGATCGTCGCGGCGTGGAGCAGCTCGGCGACGTCCTGGCCCACGAACGTCGCGCCGACCACGACCTGCCGCTGCTCGTCCACGACGAGCTTCGCCCTGCCCGTGTAGCCGTCGGCGTGCAGGCTCGCGCCCGCCACCTTGCCGATGTCGTGCTCGACCGCGCGGACCTCCATGCCGGCCTCGCGCGCCTGCGCCTCGGTGAGCCCGACGGCGGCGACCTCCGGGTCGGAGAACACCACGCGCGGCACCGCGCCGTGGTCGGCGGTCGCGACGTGCTGGCCCCACGGGGCGTCGGCGACGGGGGAGCCGTCGAGCCGCGCCGCGATCGCCTCGCCGGCCGCCCGCGCCTGGTACTTGCCCTGATGCGTCAGCAGCGCGCGTCCGTTCGCATCGCCGACCACGTAGAGCCAGTCGGTGCCGGCGACGAGCATGGTGTCGTCGACCCCCAGGTCGGTGCCGACACCCACGTCCTCCAGTCCGAGGTCGTCGAGGGCCGGGCGACGGCCGGTCGCGACGAGGAGCTCCTCGGCCTCGAGCCTCCCGCCGTCCTCGAGCTCGATCGAGACGATCCCGTCGTCCCCTCGCTCGACGCGGGTGGGCGTGGCGCCGTCTCGCACGTCCACGCCCTCCTCGCGGAGGGCGGCGGCGACGAGGTCACCGACGAACGGCTCCTCGCGGCGGAGCAGGCCGCCGCGGGCGAGCAGCGTGACCCGAGCGCCCAAGGACGAGAACGCGAATGCCAGCTCGACACCGGACACACCGCCGCCGATCACCACGAGGCGGGCGGGGACGTGATCGGCGGACGTCGCCTCGCGGGTGCCCCACGGGGCGGCGTCCGCGAGGCCGGGGATGTCGGGCAGCGTCGGCACCGAGCCGGTCGCGAGCGCGACGGCGCGCGCCGAGCACGTGCGGTCGCCCACCTGCACGAGGCCGCGGCCGACGAGGCGCGCTCGCCCTCGGATCAGGTCGATCCCGGCCGAGGCGACCCACTCGGCCTGCCCCGAGTCGTCCCAGTCGCTCGTGAACGACGTGCGCCGCGCGAGGACGGCGGAGGCGTCGATCCCGCCCGAGATGGCTTCGTGCGCGCCCGCGACGCGACGGGCGGCGCGGAGCGCGTGGCCCGACCGCAGGAGCGCCTTCGACGGCATGCAGGCCCAGTAGGAGCACTCGCCGCCGACGAGCTCGGACTCGACGATCGCGACCCGAGCGCCGCGCCGCGCGGCGTAGTCGGCCACGTTCTCCCCGACGGCGCCCGCGCCGATGACGATGAGGTCGTAGTCGTGCGAGCCGCGCTCCGAGGTGGTCATGCTGCATCCTCTCGTGCCCGTTCGACGTCCGTCGAGCGGCGCGCGCCGCGGGTCCAGCCGGCCCGAGCCTCGCGTGCGTCAGAATCGACCCATGCGCGACGAGCCACCGGGTCATCGCGGCGGCGGCTGGGCGGGGGAGTACGCGCTCGTGCTCGGTGTCGTCGCGCTCGTCTGCGCGCTCGTGCCGGTGGTCAGCGACCTCGTCGCCGGGCCGCTCGGCGCGGTCGCGATCGTGCTGGGGCTCGTCGGCGTGCGCCGCCACCAGGCGGGGCGCGACCGACGCGTGGCACCCGCGATCCTCGGCGTGGTGCTCGGCACGCTCGTGCTCTGCGTCGTGGCCATCATGTTCGCGGCCTCGCACACCTGAGCGGCGTCGCGCCGCGGCCCGGATCCACCCTCGACAGCGGTCGTGCATGCCGCGATGATGGGCGCGTGCCCGATCCCTCACTCCTCGTCGGCCTCGGGTGGACGGCGGGCATCCTCGTCATGGGCGGCTTCGTCCTCTTCGAGCTGCGCGCGCCCGACCGGCCGGCCGGCACCTCGATGGCCCGCGTCGCGACGGTCGTCGCGATCCCGGTCGCCGTGACGGCGGCCTGCTTCGTGCTGCTGGCGTGGGCGGCGGGCCTGGACTGAGCCCGCCGCGGCGGCTCACTCCTCGATCGCGCCGCCGAGGCTCCGCAGGTGCTCGCGGAAGCTGATGCCGCGCTCGTTGCGCGCCGCGAGGTAGTCCGCGAAGCGCAGCTGCTCGCGCAGCGAGGTGCCCGAGGCCATGGCGGCCGCCTGCCGGCGCTCCGCGTCGCGGATGGCCGCAGCGGCATCCGCCACGGCGCCCGCGTGCTCGAGCGCGACGAGGATGACGCCGTCGTCGTCGATGAGCACGAGGTCGTCGCGGGTCGCCTCGTGCTCGCCGCAGCGGGCGCGCTCGAGCGCGTCCACGGGCTGCGGATCCGCCGACGCAGGCCCGGTCGGCGACGTGCCGAGGCTCACCACCGGCAGGCCGATCTCGCGCAGCTCCGAGGTGTCGCGGTGCAGGCCCCAGATGACGATCCCGGCGATCCCGGCGCCGACCGCCTCGAGTGCGACGAGGTCGCCCACGGAGGCTCGATCCGTGCGGCCGCCGTCGTCGACGACGAGCACGTCGCCGGGCTGCGCCCGCTCCATCGCCTCGAGGAACACGTCGACGCTGCCCGTGTGCTGCGCCGGCAGCGCTCGCCCGACGACGTGCACGCCGCTCTGCAGGGCCCGCATGCCGCTCGGCGCGCACCGCACGGGCAGCCCGAGCCGCATGCACCCGTCCGCGACGTGCGGGGTCGAGAGCGCTCGGAACGCGGCGAGGATCTCGGCGGTCACGATGCTCCGACCCTCGGGCGTCAGCCCTCGTCCGCGATCGGCTCGAGCGTCAGGAACAGCCCGCCGTAGGGCGGCAGGCTCACGCTGAAGCTCTGCAGGTCGTCGACGTGGCCGATGCTGTCGCCGGTCGCGGCGTCGATGACGTCGCACTGGGTCTGCAGCGCCTCCGAGTGCACGGTGCCCTCGATCGCCTCGCCCGAGAAGTTGAGCACCGTCACCTGGATGCGCGCATCCTCGTCGGTGTGGTCGCCGTCGTCGAGGCGGTGCACGAGCACGAGCATGGCCGGGTGCGCGACGTGCGGCACGTCGAGCTGCGTGGCGGTCGCGATGCCGCCCTCTCGGCGGATCGTCAGCACGTCGGCGAGGCCGTTGAGGAACGAGTCCGGCTGCTCGATCTGCGACGGCAGCGATCCGTAGAGCGCGCGGCCGCGCGGCATCCCGGCCGACGATCCCGGGGCGTCCGGCGCCGCGTCCATGAGGTCGTGGGCGCCGCGCTCGATCCAGCGGGTGTCGCCGGTCGCGATGAGGTCCTGCACCTGGTCGGCCGGCACGGTGAGCATGCCGGTGAGGTCCCAGCCCGAGAGCGCGAAGACGCCGGGCTGCCACGCGTTGTACTTCGCGAGCAGCAGGTGGGCGTCGCGGATCGCGGGGATCGCCTCGTCGGTGATCTCGTCGAGCGTCGCGAAGCCCTGCGTCGCCGCGATGAGCGACGCCGTGGTGCAGGCGATGCCGTTCTGCGTGAACACCCGGTTGTAGTCGGCGCTGCCGGTGAGCGCCTCGGTGAGCTCTGCGCGGATGAGCTCGGCGAGCGAGCCGCCGGAGATCTCCTCGTGGCGGAAGACGTAGGTGTCGTCGCGGTGGCGCGTCGCCCAGTGCACGAGCTCGTAGGTCAGCTCGTCGTGGTTCTGCAGCCCGTGCACGAGCCCGACCGGCTCCACGCCGAGATCGAGCGACGTCATGAGCGTGAGCCGCAGGAACTCCGTGTGGCCGGTCGCGAGCGCGTGGTGGTAGCCCGGGCGGCTGACGAAGTCGTACGACAGGTCGGCGCCGACGGCACCGGTGTCGCGGATGTCCTCGATCGTCAGGTTGAGCTCCTGGAACGTGAAGCCGCCCACCTTGCGCACCATGCCCGAGATGATGTGGTTCGCCGCGTGCGAGAGCGGGTGCCCCTCCGACCATGCCGGCAGGCCCTCCGCGCTCTTCTCGACGCCGAGGAATCCGTTCGCGTCGAGGCGCAGGGCGCTCGTGCCGAGGTCGCCGAGCGAGTGCAGGGCATCGCCGATGACGAGGCGCATGCCCGCGAAGGTCGGGTCGAGCCAGTTGATCGACGGCTGGCCCTCCTTGAAGTAGTGCAGGTACACCCAGCGGCGCTCGTTGCCGTCGACGCCCAGCACCGGCGCGGTCGCGCTCCAGTTCGTCTCCTTCACGCCTGGCGTGTAGAAGATGACGCGCTGCAGCTCGCCGATGATGTAGCCGCGCTCGGCGAGCTCGCGCTCGCACGCCGCGTCGAGGTTCACCGCGTCGCGGCCCTCCGGCACGTCGGGCAGCAGGTGCCAGTCCTCCGGCGGGATCTCGACCATGTGGTAGATGCCGGGATAGTCCTTGAACGCCATCTCGGCGAGCCGGAAGTCGGCGCCCTTGCCCGTGTGACCCGGCACGATGTCGTCGATGATGCTGCCGTTGTGCGAGTCGGCGACGTCGGAGAGGCGGCGGAACGCCTCCTCGCTGCCGAAGGCCGGGTCGATCTGGGTGCTGATGCGGTCGAAGTGGCCGTCGACGCTCGGCGTCTCGCGCCAGTCGGTGATGCCGCCGGCGCGCTTCACCGGGCCGGTGTGGAGGCCGTTGATGCCGACGTGCTCGAACGCGGCCCAGAGCGCGTCGTCGCCGAGCGCCTCCAGGAACGACTGCCCCGGCCGCGTGATGAGCGAGATCGGGTAGGCCGTGAACCAGACGTCGCTCGTGCCGATCGCGCGGCGCGCATCCGGTCGCGCGTAGGGGTTGCGCCACATCGAGGGCTGCCCCGACAGCTGGCGGCTCAGGACGTCGGAGTCCTTGAGCATCGACTGCCGCACGAGCCACTCGACGTACGAGGGGTTCGACGCGTTGGCCGTGCGCGGGTCGGTGCTGAACCGCCGCACGCTGCCGCCGCGGAACTGGTCGCGCGGGCGCAGCCGTCGGGGACGAGCGGGGTAGCGCTGCTCGTCGTAGGTGATCTCGGTGCCGTGCTCGTCGGGCTCATCCACGTGTGCAGTCCTATCACGACAGCTCGGGCGGGACTCGTGTGCGACGCGGTCCGGGCGGATGCGCGCGGCACGCCTCGGCGCCCGTCGCGCCTGCGAGGATCGTGCCATGCGCGCCCTCATCCTCGACGCCGTCCGCGGCACGCCCGCGGTCCGCGATGTGCCATCGCCCGTGCCGCCGCCCGGCGGCGTGGTGGTGCGGGTGATGGCGACCGGGCTGTGCCGCAGCGACTGGCACGCCTGGGCGGGGCACGACGACATCGCCTTCCCGCACGTGCCCGGCCACGAGCTCGCGGGCGTCGTGGCCGCGGTGGCCGATGACGTGGTCGCCTGGCGGGTGGGCGACCGGGTGACGGTGCCCTTCGTGTGCGGCTGCGGGCGGTGCGAGTGGTGCCTCGCGGGCGAGGCGCAGGTGTGCCCGCAGCAGGAGCAGCCCGGCTTCACGCACTGGGGCTCGTTCGCCGAGCAGGTCGCGCTCCACGCCGCGGACGCGAACCTCGTGCGCATCCCCGACGGCGTCGACTTCGCGACCGCCGCGAGCCTCGGCTGCCGCTTCGCGACCGCGTACCGCGCGCTCGTCAGCCGGGCGCGCGTGGAGGCAGGGGAGTGGGTGACCGTCGTGGGCGCCGGCGGCGTCGGGCTCAGCGCCGTGATGATCGCCCGCGCGCTCGGCGCCCGGCCCATCGCGATCGACCGCAACCCGGCCGCGCTCGAGCTCGCGCTGCAGCTCGGCGCCGAGCACGCCGTGCTCGCCGACGGCACCGACGTGCCCGCCGCGGTCGCCGCGACCACCGGCGGCGGCAGCCACGTCGCGGTCGACGCCGTCGGCAGCGAGCAGACGAGCGCGGATGCCCTGCTGAGCCTGCGCCGCCGCGGGCGGCACGTGCAGATCGGCCTGCTGCCGCCCATCGACGGGCACCCGCGCGTGCCGATGTCGCGCGTCATCGCGTGGGAGCTCGACGTGCTCGGCAGCCACGGCATGGCGGCGCGCGACTACCCGGGGATGCTCGCGCTCATCGAGCGCGGCGTGCTCGCGCCGCAGCGGCTCGTGGAGCGCACGGTGGGGCTCGAGGAGCTCGTGACGCTCCTGCCCGCATTCGATCGCGCGACGGCGGCAGGCATCACGATGGTGGATCCCCGCTTGGGCGGACCGGAGGCCTAGGACCGCATCCGGCTCGCGTCACGTGCGCTTCGTGGCCCGGATGCGCTCGATCGTGCCGAGCTTGAGCCGCTCGTCCTCGTCGATCGTGAATCCGGCCGCCTCGACGAGCGGGAGCTGGCGGCGGGTGAAGTGCTCTCCCGCGACCCGCACGCTCACGAGCTCGACCAGCCGCTGCGCCGCGCGCAGCGGCCACGCGCTGCTCGCCACGTGGTCGAGCAGCAACAGCCGGCCGCCTGGGACGAGCACGCGGTGCATCTCGCGGATGGCGACGGCGGGCTGCGGGATGCTGCAGAGAGCGAGCGCGCAGACCACCGTGTCGAACGCGGCGTCGTCGACGGGCAGCCGCTGCGCATCCCCCTCGAGCAGCGTCACCGGGCGGCCGAGCGCCGCCATGCGCGAGCGCGCCTCGGCGAGCATCCCGGGGCTGATGTCGACGCCGGTGACGACCGCGTCGGCGGGGTAGTGCGGCACGTTCGTGCCGGTGCCGACCCCGACCTCGAGCACTCGGCCGACGGCCCGCGCGCCGAGCCACTCGCGGCCGCCGGTGAACCAGATGCGCTCGAGGCGCGCCATGCTCGCGTCGTAGTCGGGGGCCGCCCTGTCCCAGACCCGCCGCTGGAGGGCGGACGCGTCGTCGCCGTCGCGATGCGCCATGCCGTCCTCCTCCGCCTGCTGGGCCGCCGTGCAGCCGCATCCGCGATGGCGTCGAGCGAGCGGGCGCCCTACGCTGGCACCGTACGCCCGCCGCGGCCATCGTGGGGAGGCCGTGCGCTCACCCGGAGGTGCTCCATGGCCACGACGCGGACGCCCGCACTCCCGCCGCGCTGGTTCGTCCGCGGCGCGTGGGTCGTGCACCGGCTGCTCTACCGCACGACCAGGCGCGGACTGCGGCGCGCGCGCCCCGGCGTCATGGGCATGCTGCGGCTGCGCACCACGGGTCGGCGCTCGGGCGAGGAGCGCAGCGCGATCATCGGCTACATGGAGCACGACGGCGCCTTCGTGACGTTGGCGATGAACGGCTGGGCGGCGGCCGACCCCGCCTGGTGGCTCAACCTGCAGGCGCACCCGGATGCGTGGGCCGACACCGTCGACGGCGTCGTGCGGGTGCGCGCGCGCGAGGCGCTCAGCGACGAGCGGGCGCAGCTGTGGGCGGCGATCGCGCGATTCGACGGCTGGGGAGACATCGCTGCGGCCGCGCAGCTGCGGCCGCACACCGCGGTCGTGGTGCTCGAGCGCCGCTGACGCGGCTCGCAGGGACGCGTCCGGCGCACGCACCAGAATGCCGGCGCACGCGTCAGAATGGGGGGATGCGCGATCCCGAGCACTGGTCCCTGTCGGCGATGTGGTGGCACGTCTACCCGCTCGGCTTCACGGGCGCGCAGATCCGCGACCGGGACGATCCCGAGGGTGAGCCGATCGTGCACCGCCTGCCGCGGCTCGAGTCGTGGCTCGACCACGTCGTGGAGCTCGGGCTGAACGGCATCGCGCTCGGGCCGGTGTTCGAGAGCACCACGCACGGCTACGACACGACCGATCACTTCCGCATCGACCCGCGGCTCGGCGACGACGCCGACTTCGACAGGCTGATCGCGGCGGCGCACGAGCGCGGCATCCGCGTGCTGCTCGATGGCGTCTTCAACCACGTCGGGCGCGAGCACCCCGCGTTCCGGGCGGCGCTCGCGGATCCCGGCAGCGACGAGGCGGCGCTCTTCCAGCTCGGTGCGGGCGGCGACGCGGAGGTCTTCGAGGGCCACGAGGCGCTCGTGGCCCTCGACCACGGGGGCGACGCCGCCGCCGAGCTCGTGACGCGCGTCATGCTGCACTGGCTCGACCGCGGGATCGACGGCTGGCGGCTCGACGCCGCCTACAGCGTGCCGAGCGAGTTCTGGGCGCGCGTGCTGCCTGCGGTGCGCGAGCAGCACGCGGACGCGTGGTTCCTCGGCGAGGTCATCCACGGCGAGTACGCCGAGATCGTCGAGTCGTCGACGATGGATGCCGTCACGCAGTACGAGCTGTGGCAGGGCATCTGGCACAGCCTCGCCGAGCGCAACCTCTTCGAGCTCGAGCACGCGATCGGCCGCCACAACGCACTGCTCGCGACGTTCGTGCCCTACACGTTCCTCGGCAACCACGACGTGACGCGCATCGCGACCTCGGTCGGCCGCGACCTCGTGCCGCACGCGCTCGCGGTGCTGTGCACGGTGGCGGGCATCCCGTCGGTGTACGCGGGCGACGAGCTGGGCCTCGAGGCCGTGAAGGAGGAGCGCTGGGGCGGGGACGACGCCATCCGGCCGGAGTTCCCCGAGCGGCCGACGCCCGCCGACGAGCTCGACGACGCGACCCGCAGCACGCTCGACCTGCACCGCACCTTGATCGCGATCCGCCGCCGGCACCCGTGGCTGACGCGGGCGCACACCGACGTCGTCGTGGTCGAGAACGGCACGATCGTGCTGCGCACGGCGACCGCGGATGCGGCGATCGTCACGGCGCTCAACGTCACCGACGCTGCGGTGCGCCTCCCCGTCGCCGACGCGACGCAGCTGCTCGCCGGCGACGGCGAGCTTGCGGGCGATCGCGTCGCGCTCCCGCCGCACGGCTGGGCGACGCTCAGCAGCTGACGGGCTGCGCCGGCTGCCGGCGCGACCGTCGACGGGTGCCCGCACGCCCGACAGGTGCTCGCGCGCCCGAGAGGTGCTCGCGCGCCCGACGGGTGCCCGCGCGCCCGACAGGTGCCCGCGCGCCCGAGGGGTGCCCGCGCGCCCGAGGGGTGCCCTCGCGCCCGATGGGTGCCCGCGCGCCGCTACCTGTCGCGCGTAGGGCCACCTGTCGCGCCGACGCTGCCGGTCGGATCGACTGCGAGGATGGCCCAGTGCAGCGCGAAGCGGGGGCGGTCGTCGGCGAGGTGCGCGGCGGCGCGGACGCTGGTCGCGCGCTCGCACGCACGCTCGTCGCAGAGCTCGCGGGCGTCGACGCCGCATCCGTCTCGATCGTGCAGCGGTGCCCGGACTGCGGCGGTCCGCACGGGCGGCCCGTCGTGATGGCGCCGCCTGAGGCGCGGGGCGTCGCGGTCTCGCTCGCGCACGCAGGAGCGCGGCACGTCGCCGCAGCCCGGCGCGGCGGCCGCATCGGCGTCGATGCCGAGCTGCGCGAGGCCGCACCGGGTCGCGTGGAGGCGCTGCGCGGTCTGCTGCGCCGCGACGACGAGCTGCCCTGCGACGACGACCTGCTGCGGCGCTGGACGCGGATCGAGGCGGTGCTGAAGGCCGACGGCCGCGGCCTCCGCGTCGAGCCGGCGACTGTGGTGCTCGATGCCCGCGACGCTGGCCTCGTCGGCTCCGTGCCTGGCGCGGCCCGCGCCTACGACCTCCACGACATCGACCTCGGACCCGGCCTCGTCGTCGGCCTCGCCATCGAGCGCGACTGACGCCTGCCGCTCAGCGCCGCAGCACGCCCTCGACCTGCGCCCCGAGGTGGTGGCCGTCGCGGTCGATCCAGTAGCGGCGCTGCAGGCGCAGGGCGACGACGCTCGAGGTGGAGCGCACGTCGCGTCGGCTGCCGAGGTCGTCGAGCACGAATCGCGAGAGGTCGGCGGGACCTGCGAACACGGCGTAGAGGCTCACCGGCGCGTCGCCCGTGACGGTGCTCAGCAGCCGCACGCTCGGGTGGTCGACGAGCGAGTCGAGCAGCGACTGCACCGCTCGAGGCCGCACGTCGATCGAGACGACCGCGTTCAGCGGGTAGCCGACGAGCTCCGGCTGGATCTCGACGCGCGGCGAGACGGCACCGGTCGCCAGCAGCATCCGGATGGCCCGTGACGCCGTCGACGCGGAGGTGCCGACCTGCCGCGC contains:
- a CDS encoding RraA family protein yields the protein MTAEILAAFRALSTPHVADGCMRLGLPVRCAPSGMRALQSGVHVVGRALPAQHTGSVDVFLEAMERAQPGDVLVVDDGGRTDRASVGDLVALEAVGAGIAGIVIWGLHRDTSELREIGLPVVSLGTSPTGPASADPQPVDALERARCGEHEATRDDLVLIDDDGVILVALEHAGAVADAAAAIRDAERRQAAAMASGTSLREQLRFADYLAARNERGISFREHLRSLGGAIEE
- a CDS encoding class I SAM-dependent methyltransferase, whose protein sequence is MAHRDGDDASALQRRVWDRAAPDYDASMARLERIWFTGGREWLGARAVGRVLEVGVGTGTNVPHYPADAVVTGVDISPGMLAEARSRMAALGRPVTLLEGDAQRLPVDDAAFDTVVCALALCSIPQPAVAIREMHRVLVPGGRLLLLDHVASSAWPLRAAQRLVELVSVRVAGEHFTRRQLPLVEAAGFTIDEDERLKLGTIERIRATKRT
- a CDS encoding nitroreductase family deazaflavin-dependent oxidoreductase, giving the protein MATTRTPALPPRWFVRGAWVVHRLLYRTTRRGLRRARPGVMGMLRLRTTGRRSGEERSAIIGYMEHDGAFVTLAMNGWAAADPAWWLNLQAHPDAWADTVDGVVRVRAREALSDERAQLWAAIARFDGWGDIAAAAQLRPHTAVVVLERR
- a CDS encoding zinc-binding dehydrogenase, whose protein sequence is MRALILDAVRGTPAVRDVPSPVPPPGGVVVRVMATGLCRSDWHAWAGHDDIAFPHVPGHELAGVVAAVADDVVAWRVGDRVTVPFVCGCGRCEWCLAGEAQVCPQQEQPGFTHWGSFAEQVALHAADANLVRIPDGVDFATAASLGCRFATAYRALVSRARVEAGEWVTVVGAGGVGLSAVMIARALGARPIAIDRNPAALELALQLGAEHAVLADGTDVPAAVAATTGGGSHVAVDAVGSEQTSADALLSLRRRGRHVQIGLLPPIDGHPRVPMSRVIAWELDVLGSHGMAARDYPGMLALIERGVLAPQRLVERTVGLEELVTLLPAFDRATAAGITMVDPRLGGPEA
- a CDS encoding dihydrolipoyl dehydrogenase family protein, which translates into the protein MTTSERGSHDYDLIVIGAGAVGENVADYAARRGARVAIVESELVGGECSYWACMPSKALLRSGHALRAARRVAGAHEAISGGIDASAVLARRTSFTSDWDDSGQAEWVASAGIDLIRGRARLVGRGLVQVGDRTCSARAVALATGSVPTLPDIPGLADAAPWGTREATSADHVPARLVVIGGGVSGVELAFAFSSLGARVTLLARGGLLRREEPFVGDLVAAALREEGVDVRDGATPTRVERGDDGIVSIELEDGGRLEAEELLVATGRRPALDDLGLEDVGVGTDLGVDDTMLVAGTDWLYVVGDANGRALLTHQGKYQARAAGEAIAARLDGSPVADAPWGQHVATADHGAVPRVVFSDPEVAAVGLTEAQAREAGMEVRAVEHDIGKVAGASLHADGYTGRAKLVVDEQRQVVVGATFVGQDVAELLHAATIAVVGEVPIDRLWHAVPAYPTISEVWLRLLDAYGRPS
- a CDS encoding alpha-amylase family glycosyl hydrolase gives rise to the protein MRDPEHWSLSAMWWHVYPLGFTGAQIRDRDDPEGEPIVHRLPRLESWLDHVVELGLNGIALGPVFESTTHGYDTTDHFRIDPRLGDDADFDRLIAAAHERGIRVLLDGVFNHVGREHPAFRAALADPGSDEAALFQLGAGGDAEVFEGHEALVALDHGGDAAAELVTRVMLHWLDRGIDGWRLDAAYSVPSEFWARVLPAVREQHADAWFLGEVIHGEYAEIVESSTMDAVTQYELWQGIWHSLAERNLFELEHAIGRHNALLATFVPYTFLGNHDVTRIATSVGRDLVPHALAVLCTVAGIPSVYAGDELGLEAVKEERWGGDDAIRPEFPERPTPADELDDATRSTLDLHRTLIAIRRRHPWLTRAHTDVVVVENGTIVLRTATADAAIVTALNVTDAAVRLPVADATQLLAGDGELAGDRVALPPHGWATLSS
- a CDS encoding 4'-phosphopantetheinyl transferase family protein, with translation MQREAGAVVGEVRGGADAGRALARTLVAELAGVDAASVSIVQRCPDCGGPHGRPVVMAPPEARGVAVSLAHAGARHVAAARRGGRIGVDAELREAAPGRVEALRGLLRRDDELPCDDDLLRRWTRIEAVLKADGRGLRVEPATVVLDARDAGLVGSVPGAARAYDLHDIDLGPGLVVGLAIERD
- the treS gene encoding maltose alpha-D-glucosyltransferase, which translates into the protein MARSSQARRAPRRAARIRPDRVAHESRPSCRDRTAHVDEPDEHGTEITYDEQRYPARPRRLRPRDQFRGGSVRRFSTDPRTANASNPSYVEWLVRQSMLKDSDVLSRQLSGQPSMWRNPYARPDARRAIGTSDVWFTAYPISLITRPGQSFLEALGDDALWAAFEHVGINGLHTGPVKRAGGITDWRETPSVDGHFDRISTQIDPAFGSEEAFRRLSDVADSHNGSIIDDIVPGHTGKGADFRLAEMAFKDYPGIYHMVEIPPEDWHLLPDVPEGRDAVNLDAACERELAERGYIIGELQRVIFYTPGVKETNWSATAPVLGVDGNERRWVYLHYFKEGQPSINWLDPTFAGMRLVIGDALHSLGDLGTSALRLDANGFLGVEKSAEGLPAWSEGHPLSHAANHIISGMVRKVGGFTFQELNLTIEDIRDTGAVGADLSYDFVSRPGYHHALATGHTEFLRLTLMTSLDLGVEPVGLVHGLQNHDELTYELVHWATRHRDDTYVFRHEEISGGSLAELIRAELTEALTGSADYNRVFTQNGIACTTASLIAATQGFATLDEITDEAIPAIRDAHLLLAKYNAWQPGVFALSGWDLTGMLTVPADQVQDLIATGDTRWIERGAHDLMDAAPDAPGSSAGMPRGRALYGSLPSQIEQPDSFLNGLADVLTIRREGGIATATQLDVPHVAHPAMLVLVHRLDDGDHTDEDARIQVTVLNFSGEAIEGTVHSEALQTQCDVIDAATGDSIGHVDDLQSFSVSLPPYGGLFLTLEPIADEG